A single Streptomyces sp. 2114.4 DNA region contains:
- the rpsN gene encoding 30S ribosomal protein S14, giving the protein MAKKSKIAKNEQRRGIVARYAERRAELKAIIANPGTSDDARAAAQQELRRQPRDASATRVRNRDAVDGRPRGHLRTFGLSRIRVREMAHAGELPGVTKSSW; this is encoded by the coding sequence ATGGCGAAGAAGAGCAAGATCGCCAAGAATGAACAGCGGCGCGGGATCGTCGCCCGGTACGCCGAGCGCCGCGCCGAGCTGAAGGCGATCATCGCCAATCCGGGGACGTCCGACGACGCGCGCGCGGCCGCGCAGCAGGAGCTGCGCCGTCAGCCGCGCGACGCCAGCGCCACCCGGGTCCGCAACCGCGACGCGGTCGACGGACGTCCCCGCGGCCACCTGCGCACCTTCGGCCTCTCCCGCATTCGTGTACGCGAAATGGCCCACGCGGGCGAGCTCCCCGGCGTCACCAAGAGCAGTTGGTGA
- the rpmB gene encoding 50S ribosomal protein L28 produces the protein MSAHCQLTGRQPGFGNNISHSHRRTKRRFDPNIQRKRYWLPSENRYIRLTLSTKGIKTVDTIGIEAAVARIRNQGGKV, from the coding sequence ATGTCCGCCCACTGCCAACTCACCGGCCGGCAACCCGGCTTCGGCAACAACATCTCCCACTCACACCGCCGCACCAAGCGCCGGTTCGACCCCAACATCCAGCGCAAGCGCTACTGGCTGCCGAGCGAGAACCGCTACATCCGGCTCACGCTCAGCACCAAGGGCATCAAGACCGTCGACACGATCGGCATCGAGGCCGCCGTGGCCCGTATCCGCAACCAGGGAGGAAAGGTCTGA
- the rpmG gene encoding 50S ribosomal protein L33, whose protein sequence is MARNELRPIIKLRSTAGTGYTYVTRKNRRNDPDRLTLRKYDPVVGRHVDFREER, encoded by the coding sequence ATGGCTCGTAACGAACTGCGTCCGATCATCAAGCTGCGGTCCACGGCCGGGACTGGCTACACGTACGTGACCCGCAAGAACCGCCGAAATGACCCGGATCGCCTGACCCTGCGCAAGTACGACCCCGTCGTCGGTCGTCACGTCGATTTCCGCGAGGAGCGCTGA
- a CDS encoding type B 50S ribosomal protein L31, with product MKPGIHPEYRPVVFRDSAGDFAFLTRSTATSDKTMEWEDGNTYPVIDVEISSASHPFYTGTQRVLDTAGRVERFQRRYGRRER from the coding sequence ATGAAGCCCGGAATCCACCCCGAATACCGGCCCGTCGTCTTCCGTGACAGCGCCGGAGACTTCGCCTTCCTCACCCGCTCCACCGCCACCAGCGACAAGACGATGGAATGGGAGGACGGCAACACCTACCCCGTCATCGACGTCGAGATCTCCTCGGCAAGCCACCCGTTCTACACCGGTACCCAGCGCGTGCTGGACACCGCGGGCCGTGTTGAGCGCTTCCAGCGCCGGTATGGGCGGAGGGAACGGTGA
- a CDS encoding GTP-binding protein: MSPAERRLPVVIVGGLCEGARRAAVGDILHSVPGTVVLHHDLSSGPESSVHRTIRDNTGPVDSGHTPLVNDCACCALREDLVPELVRLADAGTYRLAVVELWDSVEPQAMAAVIAAESESLELTGVATAVDPALVLPYLSNGDDLAEAGLAAAPADQRTVADTFARQIEYPTVLALAPGDETADDADLALLAQLTPAAQRLWVGEGTLGPALTAGFDVEAAAARQHPACALLPQEADEHGVDTLVWRRERPFHPGRLHAALEDLVCAAARIRGRFWLADRPDTLLSWDAAGGALCVESAGPWLAALPDAAWEMVPAERRVAASLDWHPEHGDRCQHLTFTCPGLDRDNLLALLDSCLLTDAEYAAGPPSWRELSHAFDELLDSVA, translated from the coding sequence GTGAGTCCGGCCGAGCGTCGTCTGCCGGTGGTGATCGTCGGCGGGCTGTGCGAAGGCGCCCGCCGCGCCGCGGTGGGGGACATCCTGCACTCGGTGCCCGGGACCGTGGTGCTGCACCACGACCTGTCGTCCGGGCCCGAAAGCTCGGTCCACCGCACCATTCGCGACAACACCGGCCCGGTCGACAGCGGTCACACCCCTCTGGTCAACGACTGCGCCTGCTGTGCGCTGCGCGAGGACCTGGTCCCCGAACTGGTGCGGCTGGCCGACGCCGGAACGTACCGCCTGGCCGTCGTCGAGCTGTGGGACTCGGTCGAGCCGCAGGCCATGGCCGCCGTCATCGCTGCCGAGAGCGAATCGCTGGAGCTGACCGGGGTCGCCACCGCGGTCGACCCCGCCCTCGTCTTGCCGTACCTGTCGAACGGGGACGACTTGGCTGAGGCCGGTCTCGCGGCCGCTCCCGCCGATCAGCGCACGGTCGCCGACACCTTCGCCCGGCAGATCGAATACCCCACGGTGCTCGCCCTCGCCCCAGGCGACGAAACGGCGGACGACGCCGACCTCGCACTGCTCGCCCAACTCACCCCGGCCGCACAGCGTTTGTGGGTCGGCGAGGGCACACTCGGCCCGGCCCTGACGGCCGGATTCGACGTCGAGGCGGCGGCCGCCCGGCAGCATCCGGCGTGCGCGCTGCTGCCGCAGGAGGCCGACGAACACGGGGTCGACACCCTCGTGTGGCGGCGTGAGCGGCCCTTCCACCCGGGGCGGCTCCACGCGGCCCTGGAGGATCTGGTGTGCGCCGCCGCTCGCATCCGGGGCCGGTTCTGGCTGGCGGACCGGCCCGACACGCTGCTGTCGTGGGACGCTGCCGGCGGCGCGCTGTGCGTGGAATCGGCGGGCCCCTGGCTTGCCGCGCTGCCGGACGCCGCCTGGGAAATGGTGCCCGCCGAACGCCGCGTCGCCGCCTCCCTCGACTGGCACCCCGAACACGGTGACCGGTGCCAGCACCTCACCTTCACCTGTCCCGGACTCGATCGCGACAACCTGCTGGCCCTGCTGGACTCGTGCCTGCTCACCGACGCCGAGTACGCGGCCGGGCCGCCGTCCTGGAGAGAGCTGTCGCACGCCTTCGACGAACTGCTCGACTCCGTCGCCTGA
- the rpsR gene encoding 30S ribosomal protein S18 produces MPRRPHLKNKPARRKVNPLDAAGITYIDYKDTNLLRKFISDRGKIRSRRVTNVTRQQQRQIARAIKNAREMALIPYASR; encoded by the coding sequence ATGCCCCGCCGCCCCCATCTCAAGAACAAGCCCGCCAGGCGGAAGGTCAATCCGCTGGACGCCGCCGGCATCACCTACATCGACTACAAGGACACCAACCTGCTGCGGAAGTTCATCTCCGACCGCGGCAAGATCCGCAGCCGCCGGGTGACCAACGTGACCAGGCAGCAGCAGCGGCAGATCGCCCGCGCCATCAAGAACGCTCGCGAGATGGCACTCATCCCCTACGCCTCCCGATAG
- a CDS encoding alpha/beta hydrolase, protein MTARSASIVLEPPAQELADATSHHPFLYELKPTEARKVLDDLQAAPADKPPVDEEWITVSASVGDVRVRIVKPKGATGTLPVVLYMHGGGWVLGNADTHDRLVRELSVGARTAVAFVEYTPSPEAHYPVAIEQGYATAQWITREGASKGLDARRMAVAGESVGGNMTAALALMAKERGDVTFVQQSMYYPVTDAAMDTASYDEFADGYYLSRKLMEWFWDAYTTDPKQRAEITASPNQATAEQLSGLPPALLLVDEADVLRDEGEAYAAKLRGAGVPVTTVRYDGTVHDFMMLNSLSQSKATRAAVNQAVSFLRDALGTI, encoded by the coding sequence ATGACTGCTCGATCCGCCTCCATCGTCCTGGAGCCGCCGGCGCAGGAGCTTGCCGACGCGACTTCGCACCACCCGTTCCTTTACGAGCTGAAGCCCACCGAAGCGCGCAAGGTCCTGGACGACCTGCAGGCTGCGCCCGCCGACAAGCCGCCGGTCGACGAGGAGTGGATCACCGTAAGTGCCTCCGTGGGCGATGTGCGGGTGCGCATCGTCAAGCCGAAGGGCGCCACCGGCACGCTGCCCGTCGTGCTGTACATGCACGGTGGCGGCTGGGTACTGGGCAACGCCGACACCCATGACCGTCTGGTGCGGGAGCTATCGGTCGGGGCCCGCACAGCGGTGGCCTTCGTGGAGTACACACCCTCACCAGAGGCCCACTACCCCGTGGCCATTGAGCAGGGCTACGCCACCGCGCAGTGGATCACGCGCGAGGGGGCGTCGAAGGGCCTGGACGCGCGGCGCATGGCGGTGGCCGGCGAGTCGGTCGGCGGCAACATGACCGCTGCGCTGGCCCTCATGGCCAAGGAGCGCGGTGACGTCACCTTCGTGCAGCAGTCGATGTACTACCCGGTCACGGACGCGGCCATGGACACCGCCTCCTACGACGAGTTCGCCGATGGCTACTACCTCAGCCGCAAGCTGATGGAGTGGTTCTGGGACGCCTACACCACGGACCCGAAGCAGCGCGCGGAGATCACCGCATCACCCAATCAGGCCACGGCCGAGCAGCTCAGCGGCCTGCCGCCCGCCCTGCTGCTCGTGGACGAGGCCGACGTGCTGCGCGACGAGGGCGAGGCCTACGCCGCAAAGCTGCGGGGCGCCGGCGTTCCGGTCACCACGGTGCGCTACGACGGCACGGTGCACGACTTCATGATGCTCAACTCGCTCAGTCAGTCCAAGGCCACCCGAGCAGCCGTCAATCAGGCCGTCTCATTCCTGCGCGACGCCCTCGGAACTATCTAG
- a CDS encoding oxidoreductase produces the protein MKLNLTDKVAVVTGGSKGIGLAVTEALGCEGARVVVGSRTETPELAALRKRYDVAFHAVDLADPDGADMLTRAAADRHGRIDVLVNNVGATHPRVGFLDVDDTAWMRSLEMTFLSAVRASRASLPHLLAHGEGAIVNVSSVNARLPFPMVVDYSAAKAALSNLTKALSEEFAPRGVRVNAVAPGPVRTPFWTAPGAFADTVAAGAGGTAQEALDQVVPQQMGISTGRITEPQEVADLVVFLASPRAGNITGAEFVIDGGQIKTT, from the coding sequence GTGAAGCTGAACCTGACGGACAAAGTCGCCGTTGTCACTGGAGGCAGCAAGGGCATCGGCCTGGCCGTCACCGAGGCACTCGGCTGTGAGGGAGCGCGCGTGGTCGTGGGCAGCCGCACGGAAACACCCGAGCTGGCAGCCCTGCGCAAGCGGTACGACGTCGCCTTCCACGCCGTCGATCTCGCCGACCCCGACGGTGCCGACATGCTGACCCGGGCAGCAGCAGACCGACATGGCCGGATCGACGTACTCGTCAACAACGTCGGCGCCACTCACCCACGCGTCGGCTTCCTCGACGTCGATGACACCGCATGGATGCGGTCCCTCGAGATGACATTCCTGAGCGCGGTGCGTGCCAGCCGTGCGTCGTTGCCGCACTTGCTGGCTCACGGGGAGGGGGCGATCGTCAACGTCAGCTCGGTCAACGCCCGGCTGCCCTTCCCCATGGTGGTGGACTATTCAGCGGCCAAAGCCGCCCTGAGCAACCTGACCAAGGCTCTGTCGGAGGAGTTCGCTCCCCGAGGTGTCCGCGTCAACGCCGTCGCCCCCGGCCCGGTACGCACCCCGTTCTGGACGGCCCCCGGCGCCTTCGCCGACACCGTCGCGGCCGGTGCTGGCGGCACGGCACAGGAGGCACTTGACCAGGTCGTACCTCAGCAGATGGGCATCTCCACCGGACGCATCACCGAACCCCAGGAGGTCGCTGACCTCGTTGTCTTCCTGGCCTCCCCGCGCGCCGGCAACATCACCGGTGCCGAATTCGTCATCGATGGGGGCCAGATCAAAACCACCTGA
- a CDS encoding SDR family oxidoreductase, with the protein MKIAVIGGTGLIGSRVVKKLNAAGHEAVPHSQSTGVDVITGEGLAEAVAGADVVVNLTNSPTFDDASPAFFQTSMDNLLAAAQKGGVGHVVILSIVGADQVPGLDYYRAKVLQEDILKAGPIPYSIVHATQFMEFMDAFLSWTTEGDTVRLPTTPLQPIAAEDVSDAVADVAVGAPLNGALDIAGPDVVPLDELGRITLVAHPDGRTVVTDDTAGMFAAVPGDVLTAKDDARIAPTHYSDWLS; encoded by the coding sequence ATGAAGATTGCAGTCATCGGTGGTACCGGCCTGATCGGGTCGCGGGTCGTGAAAAAGCTGAACGCGGCCGGGCATGAGGCTGTGCCGCATTCGCAGTCCACAGGTGTCGACGTGATCACCGGGGAAGGCTTGGCGGAGGCGGTGGCCGGCGCCGACGTTGTCGTCAACCTGACGAATTCGCCGACCTTCGACGACGCGTCACCGGCGTTCTTCCAGACCTCGATGGACAACCTTCTGGCCGCTGCTCAGAAGGGCGGGGTGGGCCACGTCGTCATCCTCTCGATCGTCGGCGCGGACCAGGTGCCCGGCCTCGACTACTACCGGGCCAAGGTCCTGCAGGAAGACATCCTCAAGGCCGGGCCGATCCCCTACTCGATCGTCCACGCCACCCAGTTCATGGAGTTCATGGACGCGTTCCTGTCCTGGACCACCGAGGGCGACACCGTCCGCCTGCCCACCACCCCGCTTCAGCCGATCGCCGCCGAGGACGTCTCCGACGCCGTCGCAGACGTCGCTGTCGGCGCCCCGTTGAACGGCGCCCTCGACATTGCCGGGCCCGATGTCGTCCCCCTCGACGAACTCGGCCGGATCACCCTCGTTGCCCATCCCGACGGCCGCACGGTCGTCACCGACGACACCGCCGGCATGTTCGCCGCTGTTCCGGGTGACGTTCTGACCGCTAAGGACGACGCCCGTATCGCCCCAACCCACTACAGCGACTGGCTCTCCTGA
- a CDS encoding cupin domain-containing protein, protein MSHDEPVADGTESQPRSEAWKTALTVLQSVKPPAVPEGAEAMTVLVEFPPGDPGTPPHRHSGPAFGYMLEGEMLFELEGEPERVIKAGETFWEPGGDVIHYQDGNNRTDSRSRFLVTMMCAPGQPMLTLVDDEELARRQHLRAPRPGA, encoded by the coding sequence ATGTCCCACGATGAGCCGGTAGCGGATGGCACGGAGAGCCAACCTCGCTCGGAGGCGTGGAAGACGGCACTCACTGTGCTGCAGTCGGTCAAGCCGCCGGCCGTTCCGGAGGGGGCAGAGGCGATGACGGTTCTGGTCGAGTTCCCTCCCGGCGACCCCGGCACCCCTCCGCACCGCCACTCGGGGCCCGCCTTCGGCTACATGCTGGAGGGGGAGATGCTCTTCGAGCTGGAAGGAGAGCCGGAGCGGGTGATCAAGGCCGGTGAGACGTTCTGGGAACCGGGCGGCGATGTCATCCACTACCAGGACGGAAACAACCGGACGGACTCCAGGAGCCGCTTTCTCGTCACCATGATGTGCGCACCGGGCCAGCCCATGCTCACCCTGGTCGACGACGAAGAGCTGGCCCGGCGTCAACACTTGCGGGCTCCCCGTCCAGGCGCCTGA
- a CDS encoding VOC family protein, producing the protein MADSSLQINALIVDATDPERLAAFWSELLGRPVVGRTGPYVWLRRENGLGLGFQQTAEPKSGKNRMHFDITSSDPAAEQQRIEALGGRRLEEYADGGFLVMADPEGNEFCIIPDSTFELDNEGRANYLS; encoded by the coding sequence ATGGCGGACTCATCTCTGCAGATCAACGCCCTGATCGTCGATGCCACCGACCCCGAGCGGCTTGCCGCGTTCTGGTCAGAGCTGCTCGGCAGGCCCGTCGTGGGGCGCACCGGTCCTTACGTATGGCTGCGGCGCGAGAACGGCCTGGGCCTGGGTTTCCAGCAGACCGCCGAGCCCAAGTCGGGCAAGAACCGCATGCACTTCGACATCACCTCATCCGACCCGGCCGCCGAGCAGCAGAGGATCGAGGCGCTCGGCGGGCGCAGGCTGGAGGAGTACGCCGACGGCGGGTTCCTGGTGATGGCCGACCCCGAGGGCAATGAATTCTGCATCATCCCCGACAGCACCTTCGAGCTCGACAACGAAGGGCGCGCGAACTATCTCAGCTGA
- a CDS encoding DUF402 domain-containing protein encodes MITESASVLVDIRKYDGTLSAQWTATRLGEDEHGVWLGTAQGVPVTSNTGSRTSRYAYVMLIPRGQWWTATFCADPGPEMYCDVCTVPEWNADETVLRTVDLDLDVVRPRGGEVHIEDEDEFAEHRVSYGYPDNVVVKARETCEWLAEVGRREGEVVEPFASTYRHWLGLVE; translated from the coding sequence ATGATCACAGAGAGCGCCTCCGTGCTGGTCGACATTCGAAAGTACGACGGCACCCTCAGCGCGCAGTGGACCGCCACCCGGCTCGGTGAGGACGAGCACGGGGTGTGGTTGGGCACGGCGCAAGGTGTTCCCGTCACTTCGAATACGGGCAGCCGGACAAGCCGGTACGCCTACGTGATGTTGATCCCGCGCGGTCAATGGTGGACGGCCACCTTCTGCGCGGACCCGGGCCCCGAGATGTACTGCGACGTGTGCACGGTGCCCGAGTGGAACGCGGACGAGACCGTCCTGCGCACAGTTGATCTCGATCTCGACGTCGTGCGACCTCGTGGCGGCGAAGTTCATATCGAGGACGAGGACGAGTTCGCTGAACATCGAGTGAGCTACGGGTACCCCGACAACGTCGTCGTCAAGGCCCGAGAGACCTGTGAGTGGCTGGCAGAAGTGGGTCGTCGCGAGGGCGAGGTCGTCGAACCCTTCGCCTCCACGTACCGCCACTGGCTCGGCCTCGTGGAGTAG
- a CDS encoding LexA family transcriptional regulator has translation MTAFLTASQRRIARALRELTDEAGYPPSIRESADAVALAASTVAHHLQALERRGVVSHEPRRSRSYQVLSQPSGIRGLLRQCSSLTLRMSAHVGAGFWPFRADLWVLSLP, from the coding sequence ATGACCGCTTTCCTCACCGCCAGCCAGCGCCGGATCGCACGGGCCCTGCGGGAGTTGACCGACGAGGCCGGCTACCCGCCCTCGATACGGGAGAGCGCGGATGCCGTCGCGCTGGCCGCCTCGACGGTCGCTCACCACCTGCAGGCCCTGGAGCGCCGCGGCGTCGTCAGCCACGAGCCACGCCGCAGCCGCTCGTACCAGGTGCTCTCGCAACCAAGCGGGATACGAGGACTGTTGCGTCAATGTAGTTCTTTGACGTTGCGCATGTCTGCGCATGTCGGGGCCGGCTTCTGGCCCTTCCGCGCCGACCTCTGGGTCTTGTCCCTTCCGTAA
- a CDS encoding DUF1003 domain-containing protein translates to MSGAASGPGGQGGPRGPGGLALRLQREQDVLARMRGTEDRIADAITAFAGTMLFVYIHAAWFTVWIVCNEGVFGQETVWDPFPFGLLTMIVSLEAIFLSTFVMVSQNRQAARENVRADLDFETNVRSEVWSIHMGRALGVDPTEVERKVQEVLAENRARMTGAGHSSR, encoded by the coding sequence ATGAGCGGCGCGGCAAGCGGTCCCGGTGGGCAGGGTGGTCCGAGGGGCCCTGGCGGCCTGGCTCTGCGGCTGCAGCGCGAGCAGGACGTGCTCGCGCGGATGCGCGGGACCGAGGACCGGATCGCGGACGCGATCACCGCCTTCGCCGGCACCATGCTCTTCGTCTACATCCATGCGGCGTGGTTCACGGTCTGGATCGTCTGCAACGAAGGCGTGTTCGGTCAGGAGACCGTCTGGGATCCCTTCCCCTTCGGGCTGCTCACGATGATCGTCAGCCTGGAGGCCATCTTCCTGTCCACCTTCGTGATGGTGAGCCAGAACCGCCAGGCCGCTCGCGAGAATGTCCGCGCCGACCTCGACTTCGAGACCAATGTGCGCTCGGAGGTGTGGTCGATCCACATGGGCCGTGCCCTGGGCGTCGACCCGACGGAGGTCGAGCGCAAGGTGCAGGAAGTCCTCGCGGAGAACCGCGCTCGGATGACCGGCGCCGGCCACTCCTCCCGATAA
- a CDS encoding zinc-dependent alcohol dehydrogenase family protein: MRALVAGKVGEPADVLRLESRPVPTPKAGQALIRVKATPIHASDLHVLRGRYGFSPAFPTVGGHMECVGRIEALGPDTEGLKIGERVVVAAVPVVPGPHVAGTWQEFLVADARRLLPVSDDLSDSSACQLAVNPLTALLLVTRKLDVQPGEWLLQTAAGSTVGRLVIQLSRHLGIRTINVVRRRAAVEEIKALGGDEVICTEDEDLLQRVAEIAGPTGVHKATDCVAGDLGAQVSQALAPGGEVVVYGALSTHRQTDPAALTIPLQARSVIYETKTVRGFWLNRWFGTASPEDALRALSQVRGLVADEVLSIPQGQPFPLERFTEAISLAEAPAHGTKPLFLFEDGRSKDNR; this comes from the coding sequence ATGCGCGCGCTCGTAGCAGGAAAGGTCGGCGAGCCTGCCGATGTCCTGCGGCTCGAATCCCGGCCTGTGCCCACGCCAAAAGCCGGTCAGGCGTTGATCCGTGTGAAGGCGACTCCGATTCACGCCAGTGATCTGCACGTGCTGCGCGGCCGCTACGGTTTCTCCCCCGCATTTCCCACTGTTGGGGGGCACATGGAATGTGTGGGCCGTATTGAGGCCCTGGGCCCCGACACCGAGGGACTAAAGATCGGCGAGCGCGTGGTGGTCGCTGCAGTCCCGGTAGTACCCGGGCCCCACGTGGCCGGCACTTGGCAGGAATTCCTTGTTGCCGATGCGCGAAGGCTCCTGCCGGTCTCCGACGATCTGAGCGACTCCAGCGCCTGTCAACTCGCAGTCAACCCGTTGACCGCGCTGCTCCTGGTGACTCGCAAACTCGACGTACAGCCGGGTGAATGGTTGTTGCAGACGGCGGCGGGCTCCACCGTCGGCCGACTCGTCATTCAGCTGTCCAGGCATCTGGGTATTCGCACGATCAATGTCGTGCGGCGACGCGCTGCCGTGGAGGAGATCAAAGCGCTTGGTGGTGACGAGGTCATTTGCACTGAGGACGAGGACCTGTTGCAGCGCGTGGCTGAGATTGCAGGACCGACCGGCGTGCACAAGGCCACCGACTGTGTCGCGGGCGACCTCGGTGCCCAGGTATCCCAGGCATTGGCTCCGGGAGGAGAGGTCGTGGTCTACGGCGCGCTCTCCACCCATCGGCAAACTGACCCGGCAGCGCTGACGATCCCGCTGCAGGCCCGCTCGGTCATCTACGAGACCAAAACAGTCCGTGGCTTCTGGCTGAACCGCTGGTTCGGCACTGCCTCACCCGAGGATGCGCTGCGCGCGCTGTCCCAGGTTCGCGGACTCGTCGCTGATGAAGTGTTGAGCATCCCCCAAGGCCAGCCATTCCCACTCGAACGTTTCACCGAGGCCATCTCGCTTGCCGAAGCACCCGCACATGGCACCAAACCCCTGTTCCTCTTCGAGGACGGCCGGAGCAAGGACAACAGGTAG
- a CDS encoding cupin domain-containing protein, with protein MSYPEPRYLGERGQVSALFRPAPPEPDTGYISYVAKQENTNGEFGLYKIDMGPKAKGAAEHFHRTISESFYVLSGEIRLYNGERWVTGGEGDFLYVPPGGLHAFQNDSDDPVSFLLLFTPGAPREEYFEKVAEYSQRSSEELKAFRIRHDQYNTTDMFDD; from the coding sequence ATGTCCTATCCAGAGCCCCGCTATCTCGGCGAAAGGGGCCAGGTCAGCGCATTGTTCCGACCTGCACCCCCGGAGCCCGACACCGGCTACATCAGCTACGTGGCCAAGCAGGAGAACACCAACGGCGAGTTCGGCCTGTACAAGATCGACATGGGACCGAAGGCCAAGGGCGCCGCGGAACACTTCCACCGTACGATCTCCGAGTCCTTCTACGTCCTCTCCGGCGAAATCCGGCTCTACAACGGCGAGCGCTGGGTCACGGGAGGCGAGGGAGACTTCCTCTACGTACCGCCCGGCGGGCTCCACGCCTTCCAGAACGACAGCGACGACCCGGTGTCGTTCTTGCTGCTCTTCACACCGGGCGCTCCCAGGGAGGAGTACTTCGAGAAGGTGGCGGAGTACTCACAGCGCAGCAGCGAAGAGCTGAAAGCCTTCCGGATCAGGCACGACCAGTACAACACCACCGATATGTTCGACGACTAG
- a CDS encoding alpha/beta hydrolase, whose product MRVVFVHGACVRDGSWWWHRTAELLRKRGVPSVAPALPSCGEAGPPGGIDGPGLPEDVAAVRQVLQADDEPTVVVAHSYGGVVIAEAAAGIGAVRHLLLISSYLPEAGQSLSEFGDGSPAPFLDVDPDAGTFGVRPELLVDTFLQDCDPEVQAQAVHHLSRQNVQVTTQPVGAAAWQQLPSTYLVCAQDRGTPPRLQREFARRAGRVIELDAGHHPFLSQPAAVRDLLLSL is encoded by the coding sequence ATGAGAGTCGTGTTCGTGCACGGGGCGTGCGTGCGCGACGGGTCGTGGTGGTGGCACCGCACCGCCGAGCTGCTGCGGAAGCGGGGGGTGCCGAGCGTGGCCCCGGCACTGCCGAGCTGCGGCGAGGCGGGTCCGCCCGGCGGCATCGACGGTCCGGGGCTGCCCGAGGATGTTGCCGCGGTGCGGCAGGTGCTGCAGGCCGACGACGAACCGACCGTCGTGGTCGCCCACAGTTACGGCGGCGTCGTCATCGCGGAGGCCGCTGCGGGCATCGGGGCGGTGCGTCACCTGCTGCTGATCTCCAGCTACCTGCCCGAGGCCGGGCAGAGCCTGTCGGAGTTCGGGGACGGCAGCCCCGCCCCGTTCCTCGACGTCGACCCCGACGCCGGCACGTTCGGGGTCCGCCCCGAGCTACTCGTGGACACGTTCCTGCAGGACTGCGACCCCGAGGTCCAGGCGCAGGCGGTGCACCACCTCTCCCGGCAGAACGTGCAGGTCACCACGCAGCCCGTCGGGGCGGCCGCATGGCAGCAGTTGCCCTCGACGTACCTCGTCTGCGCTCAGGACCGGGGCACCCCGCCGCGGCTGCAGCGCGAGTTCGCCCGCCGTGCCGGCCGCGTCATCGAGCTCGACGCCGGCCACCACCCGTTCCTGTCCCAGCCCGCAGCCGTCCGGGACCTGCTGCTGAGCCTGTGA
- a CDS encoding three-helix bundle dimerization domain-containing protein: MAIDAREKEAIRAVAERLADAYGATRAPEEIEAAIAEAHASFTDRPVRDFVPVLVERKARTALDRKT; this comes from the coding sequence GTGGCGATCGATGCGCGCGAAAAGGAAGCCATCCGGGCAGTCGCTGAACGTCTCGCGGACGCATACGGCGCGACGCGGGCCCCGGAGGAGATCGAGGCGGCCATCGCCGAAGCGCATGCGTCCTTCACCGACCGGCCGGTCCGTGACTTTGTACCCGTCCTCGTCGAACGCAAGGCCCGCACTGCCCTCGACAGGAAAACCTGA
- a CDS encoding luciferase family protein, translating into MTAASRAMTQLVSRPDLAEARPSCGTGRALRSVRAEIAHFRSDRSADLHLTAGKIPRLEDNLRGSSAIRLVPDSHWVTIHLECNADIDLLLTLASVALQAHQQWLDTGDASAARCNDRHGGRAREVR; encoded by the coding sequence ATGACGGCGGCCTCGCGCGCCATGACCCAACTTGTCAGCCGGCCCGACCTCGCGGAGGCCCGGCCCAGCTGTGGCACCGGCCGGGCCCTGCGCTCGGTCAGGGCGGAGATCGCACACTTCCGCTCCGACCGAAGCGCCGACCTGCACCTCACGGCCGGGAAGATCCCCCGCCTCGAGGACAATCTGCGAGGATCGTCCGCCATCCGGCTCGTCCCCGACTCGCACTGGGTGACCATCCACCTGGAATGCAACGCGGACATCGACCTGCTTCTGACCTTGGCGAGTGTCGCTCTCCAGGCCCACCAGCAGTGGCTGGATACCGGCGACGCATCAGCCGCCCGGTGCAACGATCGCCACGGCGGTCGTGCACGAGAAGTCCGGTGA